The Methanocaldococcus jannaschii DSM 2661 genome has a segment encoding these proteins:
- a CDS encoding nucleotidyltransferase domain-containing protein has translation MEVPIFVVISGSDLYGIPNPSDVDIRGAHILDRELFIKNCLYKSKEEEVINKMFGKCDFVSFELGKFLRELLKPNANFIEIALSDKVLYSSKYHEDVKGIAYNCICKKLYHHWKGFAKPLQKLCEKESYNNPKTLLYILRAYYQGILCLESGEFKSDFSSFRCLDCYDEDIVSYLFECKVNKKPVDESYKKKIKSYFYELGVLLDESYKNSNLIDEPSETAKIKAIELYKKLYFEDVRE, from the coding sequence ATGGAAGTTCCAATATTCGTCGTTATCTCTGGCAGTGATTTGTATGGGATTCCAAATCCAAGTGATGTAGATATCAGAGGCGCTCATATCTTGGATAGAGAGCTATTTATTAAGAACTGCCTATATAAAAGCAAGGAAGAAGAAGTTATAAATAAAATGTTTGGAAAGTGTGATTTTGTTAGCTTTGAGCTTGGAAAGTTTTTAAGAGAGTTATTAAAGCCAAATGCTAACTTTATTGAGATAGCCTTATCTGATAAGGTTTTGTATTCATCGAAGTATCATGAAGATGTTAAAGGGATAGCTTATAATTGCATTTGCAAAAAGCTATATCATCATTGGAAGGGATTTGCCAAACCTCTACAAAAATTGTGTGAGAAAGAAAGTTATAACAATCCAAAGACACTTTTATATATTTTGAGAGCTTATTATCAAGGTATTTTATGCTTAGAGAGTGGAGAATTTAAATCAGATTTTAGCTCATTTAGATGCTTAGATTGCTACGATGAGGATATTGTGAGCTATCTTTTTGAATGTAAAGTAAATAAAAAGCCAGTTGATGAGAGTTATAAGAAGAAAATAAAAAGCTATTTTTATGAGTTGGGTGTATTGTTAGATGAGAGCTATAAAAACTCTAACCTAATTGATGAGCCATCAGAAACTGCAAAGATTAAGGCTATAGAGCTTTATAAAAAGCTATACTTTGAGGATGTGAGAGAATGA
- a CDS encoding CD3072 family TudS-related putative desulfidase, which yields MKGKRIAIVSHRILNQNSVVNGLERAEGAFNEVVEILLKNNYGIIQLPCPELIYLGIDREGKTKEEYDTKEYRELCKKLLEPIIKYLQEYKKDNYKFILIGIENSTTCDIFKNRGILMEEFFKEVEKLNIIIKAIEYPKNEKDYNKFVKTLEKMIK from the coding sequence ATGAAAGGAAAAAGAATAGCCATTGTTTCTCATCGCATATTAAATCAAAATAGTGTTGTTAATGGGTTGGAAAGGGCTGAAGGAGCTTTTAATGAAGTTGTTGAGATTCTTTTAAAGAATAATTATGGAATAATACAACTTCCATGTCCAGAGTTGATTTATTTGGGAATTGATAGAGAAGGAAAAACAAAAGAGGAATATGACACAAAGGAATACAGAGAACTTTGCAAAAAACTTTTGGAACCAATAATCAAATATCTGCAAGAATATAAAAAAGACAACTATAAATTTATCTTAATTGGGATAGAAAACTCTACAACTTGTGATATTTTTAAAAATAGAGGAATTTTGATGGAAGAATTTTTTAAAGAGGTTGAAAAATTAAATATCATCATTAAAGCAATAGAATATCCAAAAAATGAAAAAGATTACAATAAATTTGTAAAAACTTTAGAGAAGATGATAAAATGA
- a CDS encoding acyl-CoA dehydratase activase → MILGIDVGSTTTKMVLMEDSKIIWYKIEDIGVVIEEDILLKMVKEIEQKYPIDKIVATGYGRHKVSFADKIVPEVIALGKGANYFFNEADGVIDIGGQDTKVLKIDKNGKVVDFILSDKCAAGTGKFLEKALDILKIDKNEINKYKSDNIAKISSMCAVFAESEIISLLSKKVPKEGILMGVYESIINRVIPMTNRLKIQNIVFSGGVAKNKVLVEMFEKKLNKKLLIPKEPQIVCCVGAILV, encoded by the coding sequence ATGATTTTAGGGATAGATGTTGGATCTACAACAACGAAGATGGTTCTAATGGAAGATAGCAAGATAATTTGGTATAAGATAGAGGATATTGGAGTTGTTATTGAGGAAGATATTTTATTAAAAATGGTTAAGGAGATTGAACAAAAATATCCAATAGATAAAATCGTTGCAACTGGATATGGAAGGCATAAGGTTAGTTTTGCAGATAAGATAGTTCCAGAAGTTATTGCATTGGGAAAAGGAGCTAACTATTTCTTTAACGAGGCAGATGGAGTTATAGACATTGGAGGGCAAGATACAAAGGTCTTAAAGATTGATAAAAACGGAAAAGTTGTTGATTTTATCCTATCAGATAAATGTGCCGCTGGAACTGGAAAATTCTTAGAAAAGGCATTAGATATTTTAAAAATTGATAAAAATGAGATAAATAAATACAAATCAGATAATATCGCTAAAATATCTTCAATGTGTGCTGTCTTTGCTGAAAGTGAGATAATAAGCTTACTATCAAAAAAAGTTCCAAAGGAAGGCATTTTAATGGGCGTCTATGAGAGTATAATAAATAGGGTTATCCCAATGACCAATAGGCTTAAAATTCAAAACATAGTGTTTAGTGGAGGAGTTGCTAAAAATAAGGTTTTGGTTGAGATGTTTGAGAAAAAATTGAATAAAAAACTACTAATTCCAAAAGAACCACAGATTGTTTGCTGTGTTGGAGCTATATTGGTTTAA